AACGGCGTGAGCGCCACGATCGCAATCACGAAGACAGATTCGGCGATCGCGAGCCCCGCATACCCGAAACCGCTCAGCACGACGCCGGCCAGCGCAGCGGCTGTGGCGGCACTCAGGCTCATGATCGAGTCGCTGAGGCCCTGCCGCCTGGCGCGTGCGCCCACCGGAGTGACCTCGGTGAGCAAGGTGGCGCCGGCGACGGTCGCGGCGCTCCACCCGAGCCCGAGAAGCGTCAGCGCGACGATGACGCCCCAGGCCTCACCGCTCACGAAGATCGCGAAGAGCAGGGATGCTGCCAGCAGCGCCTGCCCGAGCAGAATGGTGCGCACGCGTCCCCATCGATCGGCCAGGATTCCGAAGAGCGGTGAGAGCGCGTACATCCCACCGACGTGGAGCGCGATGGTCACGCCGACGAGCGCGGTCACGTCGGTCGTCGAGGTGCTCGCACCGTGCTGCGCGTGCACCATGTGTGAGAGGTGGATCGGCGTCATGGCCATCACCGATGCCATCACGACGTGCGAGCCGGCGACGGCGAACATCGCGTACCGCGCAACCCAGGGGCGGTCGATCCCCGCATCGAGCGCAGGTCCGCTCCCGGCGTCGCGCGCACGCGCCTGCGCGGTCAGCAGCGGATCGGGGCGCAGTGCGACGAGGTAGAGCGTCAGGGCGGCGGCCTGCGCCACGAAGGAGAACAGGTAGGAGCCGGTCAGCGGCGGCATCCCGATCAGTGCACCGAGCTGCTCGCCGGGCGTCAGCATCAGCGGCGCCGCCACGGCACCGATCGTCGTCGACCACACCACGACCGAAAGGTCGCGCCCCCGGTGCTTCGGGCTCGCGAGATCGGTGGCGGCGAAACGGGACTGGAGATTTCCGGCATTGCCCGCGCCGATCATGATGATGCCGACAAGAAGCAGGGGGAACGAGCGCAGCGATGCCGCACCGACGACGACCATGACGCCGAAGAGAGCGAACAGGTTGCCCGCCGTCAGCGAGAAGCGCCGACCCCAGCGGCCGGCGGCCCTGCCCAGAGGAATCGCTGCAGCTGCGGCGCCGAGAGTCACGCTGGCGGTCGCGAGGCCTGAGAGCGCGTCGTCCCCGGAGAGGTCTGCAGCGAGCAGCGCGCCGAGGGAGACCGTGGCACCGAACGCGATGCCGCCCAGAATCTGCCCGAACGAGAGCACCGCGACGATGCGCTTCTGCGCCGCGGCGAGCTGCGCATCCGTGAGGATGGTCACGGCAGGGGCAGAGCGTCGCGCACGGGGTTGCGCAGCGTACCGATGCCCGAGATCTCGACCTCGACCACGTCGCCCGCCGTGAACTCGCCCACACCCGCCGGTGTACCCGTGAGAATCACGTCTCCCGGAAGCAGCGTGAATGCAGCGGATGCGTGTGCGATGATCGCCGACACCGAGTGGATCATGTCGGTGAGGGGCGCGTGCTGGCGCTGCTCACCGTTGACACGCGTCGTGACGGTGGCATCCGCGAGCTCGAACTCCGTCTCGATCACCGGGCCCAGGGGACAGAAGGTGTCGAAGCCCTTCGCTCGCGACCACTGGCCGTCCTTGCGCTGCAGATCGCGCGCCGTCACATCGTTGGCGACCGTGTAGCCGAACACGTAGTCGAGGGCCTTGTCGGCGGGGACGTTCTTCGCGATGCGTCCGATCACGACGGCGAGCTCACCCTCGTGCTCTGTGCGCTCCGAGATCAGCGGGCGCACGATCGTGTCGCCGGTGCCGATCACCGCGGTGTTGGGCTTCAGGAACAGCAGCGGCTCGACGGGTGCTTCGCCGCCCATCTCCGCGGCGTGGTCGTGATAGTTCTTGCCGACGCAGACGACCTTCGAGCGCGGGATCACCGGCGCGAGCAGGGCGACGTCGGCGACGGGAACACGCTCCCCCGTCGTCTCGTAGCCTGCGAACATCGGATCTCCGGCGAGCACAACGAGCTCGTCACCGTCGAGGATGCCGTAGCGGATCGCGTCGTCGTGGCTAAAGCGTGCAATCTTCACAGAACCAGCCTAGCCAGTTCATACGACGACGGCCCCGTCTTCCGCAGAAGCCGGGGCCGTCGTACCGTCCTACGCTCAGCCGTCGAGGCGCACGAGCCAGCCGTGCTTGTCCTCGCGACGCCCGTACTGGATGTCGGTGAGTTCCTCGCGCAGCGACAGGGCAAGCTCGCCCGTCGGCTGCACATCTTCGAAGCCATCGCCCTTGAGGACGCCGATGGGCGTGACGACGGCGGCGGTGCCGCAGGCGAACACCTCGACGATGTCGCCGGATGCCACACCGTCGCGCCACTCCTGCAGCGGGACGGGGCGGCGTTCGACCGTGAGTCCGCGGTCTTCGGCCAGCTGCAGCAGCGAATCGCGCGTGATGCCCTCGAGGATGCTGTCGGAAGCCGGGGTGACGACGCGGCCGTCCTTGAACACGAAGACGACGTTCATGCCGCCGAGTTCTTCGACGTTGCGATCCTGGTCGAGGAACACGACCTGATCGCAGCCTTTCGACGCGGCCTCTGCCTGGGGCAGCAGGCTCGACGCGTAGTTGCCACCGGTCTTCGCGGCTCCGGTGCCGCCCTTGCCTGCTCGGGTGTAGTTCTCGGACAGCCAGATGCTGACCGGCTTCACACCGCCCGAGAAGTAGGAGCCTGCCGGCGAGGCGATCACGTAATAGGCGACCTTCTTCGCCGCACGGACACCGAGGAACGCTTCCTTGGCGAACATGAACGGCCGGAAGTAGAGGCTCTGGTCGGCGCCCGACGGCACCCACGCCTCGTCGACCGCGATGAGCTCGCGCAGTGACTGGATGAAGTACGAGGTCGGGAGCGCCGGGAGCGCCAGGCGCTCGGCGCTCTTGCGCAGGCGCGCGGCGTTGCGGTCGGGGCGGAACGTGTAGACGCCGCCGTCTGCGTGACGGTAGGCCTTGATGCCCTCGAAGATCTCCTGGCCGTAGTGCAGCACGGAGGCCGCCGGGTCGAGAGGAATCGGGCCGTACGGCTGGACGCGCGGACGGTGCCATCCGCCCTTCTCCGACCAGCAGATGTCGACCATGTGGTCGGTGAAGACGGTGCCGAAGCCGGGGTTCTTGAGAACCTCCTCACGCTCGGCCGCCGACTTCGCAGCAAGGTTCTTGGTCACGGCGAACTCGATCGGCTGCACTGCCTCGTCGGTCTCGGTGATTGTCATGGTTCTCTTCCCGTTCTCCCGCAGATCTTGCGTTCTCAGATTACGCCTGGCGGCTTGTGGTGTCAGGCGTGGGTCACAGTCGCTCGGCGATCGCCGAGCCGATCTCGCTCGTGGTGCGCGCGGTTGCGTCGCGCTCGACGATGTCGCTCTCGGCCGCCGCGGTCACGCGAGCGGCCTCGGCGGTCAGTCCGAGGTGGTCGAGCAGCAGCGCAACAGAGAGGATCGCCGCCGTCGGGTCTGCCTTCTGCTGCCCTGCGATGTCGGGCGCGGAGCCGTGCACGGGCTCGAACATCGAGGGGTATGCCCCCGAGGGGTTGACGTTGCCAGAGGCCGCGAGACCGATGCCTCCGGTGACGGCACCGGCGAGGTCGGTGAGGATGTCGCCGAAGAGGTTGTCGGTCACGATGACGTCGAAGCGCTCGGGGTTCGTCACAAGGAAGATCGTTGCCGCATCGACGTGAAGGTAGTCGACCGAGACTTCGGGGTGCTCCGCCGCGACAGCGTTCACGATGCGCTGCCACATCCCACCGGCATGCACGAGCACGTTGGTCTTGTGCACGAGCGTCAGCTTTCCGCGACGCTTCGCCGCGAGAGCGAAGGCATGACGCACCACGCGTTCCACGCCGTATGCCGTGTTCACCGACGTCTCGTTCGCGACCTCGTGGGGGGTGCCGGTGCGGATGGATCCGCCGTTTCCGACGTATGGTCCCTCGGTGCCCTCACGGACGACGACAAAGTCGATGTCGCCCGGCGCGGCGAGCGGCCCCGATGCTCCGGGGTACAGCTTCGACGGACGCAGATTCACGTAGTGGTCGAGCTCGAACCGCAGCTTGAGCAGCAGCCCGCGCTCGATGTTCGCGTTCTTCAACCGGGGGTCTCCCGGCACGCCGCCGACGGCGCCGAGGAGGATCGCATCGTGCGCGCGAATCGCGTCGAGGTCTTCGTCGGTAAGCGTGTCGCCGGTCGCGAGGAAGCGCGCTGCCCCCAGCGAGAAGTGCGTCTTGTCGAACGTGACGTCGCTCTGTGCGGTGACGGCGTCGAGAACCTTCTCGGCCTCGGCGATGACCTCAGGACCGATCCCGTCTCCGGGAATCACCGCAAGTTTGACGACGCGTGACATTGCACTCCTTGACTGGGGCGCGCGTCGACGCCGGGATGCGTCACTGAACGCGCGCGCGTCTCCCCAGCGTAGCGCCCGCGATGACCCCGGCGATCACGACGAGACCCGCACCGATCAGCGACGTGATCGTCACACCGGAGCCGAACGCCTCCGCCGCAGCCGTCCAGATCGCGCTCCCCAGAGGTTCGGGGGTCTCTCCCGCAACCACATACGCGCCCGCGAGCGTCTCCGAGGCCCTCGCCGCGGCATCCGGAGCGACGCCCTCAGGCAGGACGAGCGCTCCTCGATAGAAGGCGGTGATGATGCCGCCGAGGATCGCGGTGCCGAGGACAGCGCCGAGCTCGTACGCGGTCTCGGAGACCGCGCTGGCAGCCCCGGCCTTCGCCGGAGGGGCGTTGGTGACGATGAGCTCGTTCGAGATCGTCTCGGCAGCGCCGATGCCGATCCCGAGCACGACGAAGGCGATCACCAGGGGAAGCGCGCCGTGCGCATGCGTGCTGGCGGCCACGATCAGATATCCCACGACCGACAGGGAGAGCCCCACGGGGACCACGATCTGCGGCGAGACTCGCCGGGAGATCGGCACCACGGCAAGTCCTGCCACGATCATCGCGGCCATGCCGGGCACGAGCGCGAAGCCCGCCTCCATCGGCGACATTCCCAGCACCAGTTGCAGATGCTGTGAGACGAAGTAGAGGAAGCCGACGAGCGCGATCACGCTGAAGAGGTTCACGAGGATGGCGCCCGAGAAGGAGCCGCGTCGGAAGAGCTCCATGTCGAGCATCGGGTTCGCCGAAGCGAGCTGGCGACGCACGAACAGCACGCCCATCGCGATGCCGAGCAGCAGCCAGGCGGCAGCGAGCACGGTCGGGCCGTCAACGGCGAACTGCTTGATCGCATAGACAACCGGCAGCATGGTGGCCATCGAGAGGGCGATGCTGAACGGGTCGATGCGTCCCGGGTTCGGATCGCGGCTCTCCGGGAGCAGAAGCGGTGCGGCGATCAGCAGCGGGATGAGCACGGGAACGGCGAGGAGGAACACCGAGCCCCAGGAGAAGTGCTCGAGGAGGAAACCGCCGACGATCGGGCCAAGCGCGGAGCCTGCCGAGAACGCCGACGCCCAGACGGCGATCGCCAGGCGACGCTGGTCGCGGTTGCGAAAGATCGACCGCAGCAGCGAGAGCGTCGACGGCATCAACATGGCGCCGAAGAAGCCGAGCAGAGCACGCGCAGCGATCAGGAGCTCTGCCGTGGGAGCGAAGGCCGCGAGTGCGGAGATGGCCGCGAAACCGATCGAGCCGATGATGAGCATCTTGCGTCGCCCGAAGCGGTCACCCAGTGTTCCCATCGTGACGAGGAGGCCTGCGAGCACCAGCGGATACACGTCGATGATCCAGAGCTGCTGGCTGCTCGTGGGCGCCAGCGAGATCGCGATCTCGGGCAGCGCGAACGCGAGCACGGTGTTGTCGACCGACACGAGCAGCACGGGGAGCATGAGCACCGCGAGGGCCGCCCATCCCCGGGCTCCGACACGTGGGGCATCCGCCTCGATCGTCTCGTTCGTGGCCGTGTGCGACATGACAAACCTCTCAGTAACTAAACCGTCCGGTTGGTATAGTAACAGGGGAATCGCTGATCATGATCTGAGCAGAGGAGCAACGATGGCTCGTCCCCCACACGCACGCGAGCGGGTGCTCGACGCCTTCGAGGCACTTCTCATCGCCGAGGGCGAGCGCGTCGCGACGCTGGATGCCACGGCCAAGCGAGCCGGGGTGTCGAAAGGCGGACTGCTCTACCACTTCGCCACGAAGGAAGAGCTCGCGAACGCCATGATCGCCCGGCTCGACGCGCTGCTCACAGAAGACGTCGCACAGATGCGCGCAGCCCCCGAAGGACCGATCGTCTACTTTCTCCGCACCTCGGTTCTGCACAACGACCCACTCGATCGCGCGATCGTCGCCGTGTCTCGACTCGCGCAGGGAGATCACACGTACGCACGGGACATCCTGCACTCGGCGCGCGCCCGGTGGGCGGAGTGCATCCGTCCGCATGTACGAGACGAGGCCTCACTCGATCTCGTGCTCCTCGTGAGCGACGGCCTCTACTTCAATAACGTGCTCGATCTGAACAGCCTGCAGAACGCCGTGCCCCGGGGCGCCCAGCTCGACGCTCTCGTCGAGCTGGTGCTGCGGAGCACGGCGCCTGAGTGACCGTGCGGGAGAGCTCACCGAGACGACGACGCTCCTGATTCCCGGTCGCGGAATGCGATCTCGGTTATCAGGAGCGCCGTCACCGGTGCGAGAGGTCAGGCCTCGGTGATCTCGATCTGACGGAAGAGGTCGGCCTCGATCGCCGCACCCACCTCGTCGATGAGCGCCTCCGACACGGGCGAGTCGAGCGTGAGGATGCTGAGCGCCTGTGCGCCTGCGGCCGCACGAGCGATCTGCATGCCGGCGATGTTGATTCCCGCCTCGCCGAACTTCTGGCCGTAGACGGCCACGATGCCCGGACGGTCGGTGTAGAGCATGACGACGTGGTGCTTCTCGATCGGAAGCTCCACCGCGTGCTCGTTGATGCCGACGAGCTTCGCGATCTGCTTCGGACCCGTCAGCGTGCCGGAGACCGACAGCTGAGACCCGTCCGAGAGCGCACCGCGCAGCGTGATGACGTTGCGGAACTCTTCGCTGATGTCGTCCTGGACGAGACGCACGGCGATACCACGCTGCTCCGCCAGCAGAGGCGCGTTCACGTAGGAGACGCTCTCGCTGACGATGTTGGTGAAGAAGCCCTTGAGCGCGGCGAGCTTGAGCACGCTCACGTCGTAGTTGTTCAGCTCACCGTGCACCTCGACGTCGAGGCTGGTGAGCGGCGACTGTGCGAGGGCGGCGAAGATCTGACCGAGCTTCTCGACGAGCGGAATGCCCGGGCGCACGTAAGGGTCGATGATGCCACCCGCGACGTTCACGGCGTCGGGAACCAGGTCGCCACCGAGGGCGAGGCGGACGGAGCGGGCGACCGAGACACCGGCCTTCTCCTGCGCCTCTTCCGTGCTCGCTCCCAGGTGCGGCGTCACGACGACGTTCGGCAGCGACAGCAGCGCATGGGCGGTGCCACCTTCGACGGGAGGCTCCGAGGTGAAGACATCGAGTCCTGCGCCTGCGATCTCGCCGGAGACAAGCGCCTCGTGCAGCGATGCCTCGTCGATCAGGCCGCCGCGGGCGACGTTGACCACGAACGCGGTCGGCTTCATCGCCTTGAACTGCTCGGCACCGATCATTCCGGTGGTCTCGGGCGTCTTGGGCATGTGGATCGTGAGGAAGTCGGACTCGGTGACGAGTTCGTCCAGCGAGAGCAACTGCACGCCGAGCTGCTGCGCGCGGGCGCTCGTGACGTAGGGGTCATATGCCACGACGCGCATGTCGAAGGCCTGCAGACGCGCGGCGACGAGCGCGCCGATCCGGCCGAGGCCGACGATGCCGACCGTCTTCTCGAAGAGCTCTGCGCCCGTGAACGAGCTGCGCTTCCACTGGCCGGCGGCCAGCGAGCCGTGCGCTGCCGGGATGCGGCGAGCCAGGCTCAGGATGTGGCCGACGGTGAGTTCCGCCGCGGAGATGATGTTCGAGGTGGGCGCGTTGACGACCATCACACCGGCGGTCGTGGCCGCCTTGATGTCGACGTTGTCGAGCCCGACGCCGGCACGGGCGACGACCTTCAGCTGCGGTGCGTGGCTGAGGGCCTCCGCGTCGATCTGCGTCGCCGATCGGACGAGCACGGCGTCGGCTTCCGCCAGTGCGGCGAAGAGTGCTTCGCGGTCGGTGCCGTCGACGTTTCGGACGTCAAAATCGGGCCCCAGGGCATCGATCGTGGCAGGAGAGAGAACTTCAGCGATGAGCACAACAGGCTTCGGCACAGGGATTCCTTCGGGGCAGCGCGACATGGCGATTGGGCCGATGCGCCGCACACCATCGGGGGCGCGATCGGGATCAGTCTACCCGCGGCCGGATGCCGGCTTTGGCATGTGACAGCCACAGCTCGGCATCCGTGCGCGGATGACGAGGGACGTCAACCGAGCAGTGCGTCGAGGTTCAGGGAGGTGTATCCGACGACGTTCAGCCAGAAGACAGCCACGAGACCGAGACCTGCGAGCAGCACAAGCGACTGCTCCCCCGCGTTGCGCCGGCGCGTCAGGGCGACGCCGACCGCGAACACGAGCATCGGGAAGATGACAGCGAACAGCAGGGTGAACCAGCCCATCGCATTCAGCCCGAGGCCGGCCAGTCCGATCAGGTGAGCGACGGCGTTCCAGACCGCGTATGCGTAGAAGAGGCCTGTCGCTCCGAGCACGATCCAGGAAAGCCAGCGTGGCGTCCCCGTCGACGTCTGTGCGGTGTCGGTCATGATCCGAATGCTCCCATCAGGACGAACGGCCACGGCACGAGAAGAACTGCACCGGCCAGGAGCGCCAGCAGGCGGGCCCAGGATGCAGCGCCTCGCGTCAGCACCCAGGCCGCAATGAACCAGAGCGCGGGTGCGAGCACTGCCAGCCACATCCACGGAACGTACATCGCATCCGTGACGACGAAGCGGGCGAAGGCCTGCAGTCGCGCTCCGCCGATCGCCCAGCCGATCGAGTAGAGCAGATAGACACCGCCGACGACGCCGAGCGTGAGCAGCATCGCGGTGCTCATCCCGGCCGGATCGTTCGCCTCGACCGCCTCGTCTGCGACGACGACCGGCTCAGATGCGGATGCCTCCGTGAAAGCGGTCTGCGCCGCCGCATCCGCTCGGTCATTCGCCGGAGCCGAGCCACGTGGCTCCGGCCGCGCCGGACGCGCGTCGTCGCCCTCCCAGCGGAAGGCCTCATCGGGATCAGATGTCATAGTCCCAGCGTACCCACCCTGGTTTCCGCTCCCCCACTAGGATCGGGGAAGCACTCAGGGGGAAAGGAAAACCGTGACTGAGCAGCGCAAGAACAACGTATCCAGCGAGGCTGCAACCTCAGAGCCTCCCGCTAACTGGAAGCCGACCGCCGAGGCCAAGGCGAAGGCCACGCAGTTCCGCTGGATCGCCGCCGTCCTCTGGGCCGTCGCGATCATCGGCGAGGGCGTCGCCATCTTCTGGCTTCTGCGTCAGCGGGAGTTCGTCGGAGAAGACGGCCAGCTCGTCCGCGACCCCGACACCGGCCTGCTGCAGGAGCAGGGTGTCACCGCGACGTTCCCGCAGTGGGCGTTCATCGCGCTTCTCGTCGCGCTCGTCGTGATCGCCGCACTGTCGATTACCGGCTCCCTGCTCTGGAAGAAGGCCAACCGCCTCGATCCGGCCCGCAAGTCCGAGTCCACGCGCTTCTTCGTGCAGAATCAGCTCGGCGCGATCATCGCGATCGTCGCCTTCCTGCCCCTCATCATCCTGATCTTCCTGAACAAGGACATGGACAAAGGTCAGAAGACCACAGCGGGCATCATCGGCGTCGTCCTCGCCGCCGCCGCGGTCGTCATCGGCGTCGACTTCAACCCGCCCTCGGTCGAGCAGTACACCGCCGACCAGTCCACGGTCATCCAGCTCCTCGGCCAGGACGAGGTCGTCTGGGTCGACGGCGGTCAGGTGTATCACGTCTGCGAGACCGTCCCCGCGATTCAGACGGGCAGCGAGATCCGCACCGGCACGACGGCAGAGGCCATCGCCGCAGGCAAGATCCGCCTGACGTTGCAGTTCCCGTCCGAGCTGCGCGCCTGCGACCTCGCCGTCCCGGAGAACGCGGATGAGATCACCGCAGCTCTCAAGGAGATCCAGGCCGGCAACGTCGACACCCTGCTGCCTGCCCCTGTCTGGGCAGACCCCGCGGATGCGCCGATCGACGTTCCGGACGCCGCCGCGGAGCCCGCGACGAACTGAGACCGAACACAGAAGAACCGGCCCGGTGCGAACTGCACCGGGCCGGTTCTTTCTGTCTGCCGTCAGATCAGCGTGCGGCCGAGCCCTCGACGTAGTCCTCGTCGGTCTGCTTCCAGGCGAAGAGCGAGCGCAGCTCACGTCCGGTCGCCTCGATCGGGTGACCCTGCTCCTTCTCGCGAAGGGCGAGGAACTCCGGCGCACCGGCGTCCTGGTCCTCGATGAAGCGCTTGGCGAAGGCGCCGGTCTGGATGTCCGTGAGGACCTCCTTCATGCGCTCCTTGACACCGGCGTCGATGACGCGCGGGCCCGAGACGTAGTCACCGAACTCTGCCGTGTCGGAGATCGACCAGCGCTGCTTGGCGATGCCGCCCTCCCACATGAGGTCGACGATGAGCTTGAGCTCGTGCAGCACCTCGAAGTAGGCGATCTGCGGCTGGTAGCCCGCCTCGACGAGCGTCTCGAAGCCGGCCTGCACGAGGTGGCTCATGCCACCGCAGAGCACAGCCTGCTCGCCGAACAGGTCTGTCTCGGTCTCTTCGGTGAACGTGGTCTTGATGACGCCGGCGCGGGTGCCACCGACAGCCTTCGCGTACGACAGTGCCGTCGCCCAGGCGGTGCCGGATGCGTCACGCTCGACGGCGATGATGTCCGGGATACCGCGGCCGGCGACGAACTCGCGACGAACCGTGTGGCCCGGCGCCTTCGGGGCGACGAGGATCACGTCGACGCCCTCAGGCGCGTCGATGTAGCCGAAGCGGATGTTGAAGCCGTGCGCGAAGGCCAGCGTCTTGCCCGCGGTCAGCTTGTCCTTGATCGACTCGTTGAAGATCGTGCGCTGGTGCTGGTCCGGAGCCAGGATCATGATGAGGTCGGCCCACTCCGCAGCATCCGCCACGTTCTTGACCACGAAGCCCGCCTCTTCTGCCTTGGCGATCGACTTCGAGCCGTCCTTGAGCGCGATGACGACCTCGACGCCCGAGTCGCGCAGGTTCATGGCGTGGGCGTGGCCCTGCGAGCCGTAGCCCACAACGGCGACCTTCTTGCCCTGGATGATCGACAGATCGGCGTCTGCATCGTAGAAGATCTCGGTGCTCACTTGTGTTTCTCCTTGCTAGTGGTGTGGAAGTCTTTGAGGATTTCAGCCGCGCAGAACGCGCTCGGTGATGCTCTTGCCGCCGCGGCCGATCGCGAGCAGGCCCGACTGGGCGAGCTCCTTGATGCCGAAGGGCTCGAGCGCGCGCAGCAGCGCGTCGACCTTGCCCTGGTCGCCGGTGACCTCGATGACGAGGGCATCGGGTGCGTAGTCGACGACCGAGGCGCGGAACAGGTTCACGACCTCGAGCACGTTCGAGCGCGTCGCGTTGTCGGTGCGGACCTTGACCAGCATGTGCTGGCGCTGCACTGACGAGCTGGGCTCGAGCTCGACGATCTTGATGACGTTGACGAGCTTGTTGAGCTGCTTGGTCACCTGCTCGAGCGGCAGTTCATCGACATCGACGACGACC
The DNA window shown above is from Microbacterium keratanolyticum and carries:
- the ilvN gene encoding acetolactate synthase small subunit is translated as MPSHVLSLLVEDRPGLLTRVAGLFARRGFNIESLAVGVTEVQGLSRITVVVDVDELPLEQVTKQLNKLVNVIKIVELEPSSSVQRQHMLVKVRTDNATRSNVLEVVNLFRASVVDYAPDALVIEVTGDQGKVDALLRALEPFGIKELAQSGLLAIGRGGKSITERVLRG
- a CDS encoding fumarylacetoacetate hydrolase family protein; the encoded protein is MKIARFSHDDAIRYGILDGDELVVLAGDPMFAGYETTGERVPVADVALLAPVIPRSKVVCVGKNYHDHAAEMGGEAPVEPLLFLKPNTAVIGTGDTIVRPLISERTEHEGELAVVIGRIAKNVPADKALDYVFGYTVANDVTARDLQRKDGQWSRAKGFDTFCPLGPVIETEFELADATVTTRVNGEQRQHAPLTDMIHSVSAIIAHASAAFTLLPGDVILTGTPAGVGEFTAGDVVEVEISGIGTLRNPVRDALPLP
- a CDS encoding 3-isopropylmalate dehydrogenase; protein product: MSRVVKLAVIPGDGIGPEVIAEAEKVLDAVTAQSDVTFDKTHFSLGAARFLATGDTLTDEDLDAIRAHDAILLGAVGGVPGDPRLKNANIERGLLLKLRFELDHYVNLRPSKLYPGASGPLAAPGDIDFVVVREGTEGPYVGNGGSIRTGTPHEVANETSVNTAYGVERVVRHAFALAAKRRGKLTLVHKTNVLVHAGGMWQRIVNAVAAEHPEVSVDYLHVDAATIFLVTNPERFDVIVTDNLFGDILTDLAGAVTGGIGLAASGNVNPSGAYPSMFEPVHGSAPDIAGQQKADPTAAILSVALLLDHLGLTAEAARVTAAAESDIVERDATARTTSEIGSAIAERL
- a CDS encoding branched-chain amino acid aminotransferase; this translates as MTITETDEAVQPIEFAVTKNLAAKSAAEREEVLKNPGFGTVFTDHMVDICWSEKGGWHRPRVQPYGPIPLDPAASVLHYGQEIFEGIKAYRHADGGVYTFRPDRNAARLRKSAERLALPALPTSYFIQSLRELIAVDEAWVPSGADQSLYFRPFMFAKEAFLGVRAAKKVAYYVIASPAGSYFSGGVKPVSIWLSENYTRAGKGGTGAAKTGGNYASSLLPQAEAASKGCDQVVFLDQDRNVEELGGMNVVFVFKDGRVVTPASDSILEGITRDSLLQLAEDRGLTVERRPVPLQEWRDGVASGDIVEVFACGTAAVVTPIGVLKGDGFEDVQPTGELALSLREELTDIQYGRREDKHGWLVRLDG
- a CDS encoding MFS transporter, with amino-acid sequence MTILTDAQLAAAQKRIVAVLSFGQILGGIAFGATVSLGALLAADLSGDDALSGLATASVTLGAAAAAIPLGRAAGRWGRRFSLTAGNLFALFGVMVVVGAASLRSFPLLLVGIIMIGAGNAGNLQSRFAATDLASPKHRGRDLSVVVWSTTIGAVAAPLMLTPGEQLGALIGMPPLTGSYLFSFVAQAAALTLYLVALRPDPLLTAQARARDAGSGPALDAGIDRPWVARYAMFAVAGSHVVMASVMAMTPIHLSHMVHAQHGASTSTTDVTALVGVTIALHVGGMYALSPLFGILADRWGRVRTILLGQALLAASLLFAIFVSGEAWGVIVALTLLGLGWSAATVAGATLLTEVTPVGARARRQGLSDSIMSLSAATAAALAGVVLSGFGYAGLAIAESVFVIAIVALTPFAVRRIRASRSA
- a CDS encoding MFS transporter, yielding MSHTATNETIEADAPRVGARGWAALAVLMLPVLLVSVDNTVLAFALPEIAISLAPTSSQQLWIIDVYPLVLAGLLVTMGTLGDRFGRRKMLIIGSIGFAAISALAAFAPTAELLIAARALLGFFGAMLMPSTLSLLRSIFRNRDQRRLAIAVWASAFSAGSALGPIVGGFLLEHFSWGSVFLLAVPVLIPLLIAAPLLLPESRDPNPGRIDPFSIALSMATMLPVVYAIKQFAVDGPTVLAAAWLLLGIAMGVLFVRRQLASANPMLDMELFRRGSFSGAILVNLFSVIALVGFLYFVSQHLQLVLGMSPMEAGFALVPGMAAMIVAGLAVVPISRRVSPQIVVPVGLSLSVVGYLIVAASTHAHGALPLVIAFVVLGIGIGAAETISNELIVTNAPPAKAGAASAVSETAYELGAVLGTAILGGIITAFYRGALVLPEGVAPDAAARASETLAGAYVVAGETPEPLGSAIWTAAAEAFGSGVTITSLIGAGLVVIAGVIAGATLGRRARVQ
- the serA gene encoding phosphoglycerate dehydrogenase, whose amino-acid sequence is MPKPVVLIAEVLSPATIDALGPDFDVRNVDGTDREALFAALAEADAVLVRSATQIDAEALSHAPQLKVVARAGVGLDNVDIKAATTAGVMVVNAPTSNIISAAELTVGHILSLARRIPAAHGSLAAGQWKRSSFTGAELFEKTVGIVGLGRIGALVAARLQAFDMRVVAYDPYVTSARAQQLGVQLLSLDELVTESDFLTIHMPKTPETTGMIGAEQFKAMKPTAFVVNVARGGLIDEASLHEALVSGEIAGAGLDVFTSEPPVEGGTAHALLSLPNVVVTPHLGASTEEAQEKAGVSVARSVRLALGGDLVPDAVNVAGGIIDPYVRPGIPLVEKLGQIFAALAQSPLTSLDVEVHGELNNYDVSVLKLAALKGFFTNIVSESVSYVNAPLLAEQRGIAVRLVQDDISEEFRNVITLRGALSDGSQLSVSGTLTGPKQIAKLVGINEHAVELPIEKHHVVMLYTDRPGIVAVYGQKFGEAGINIAGMQIARAAAGAQALSILTLDSPVSEALIDEVGAAIEADLFRQIEITEA
- a CDS encoding TetR/AcrR family transcriptional regulator; amino-acid sequence: MARPPHARERVLDAFEALLIAEGERVATLDATAKRAGVSKGGLLYHFATKEELANAMIARLDALLTEDVAQMRAAPEGPIVYFLRTSVLHNDPLDRAIVAVSRLAQGDHTYARDILHSARARWAECIRPHVRDEASLDLVLLVSDGLYFNNVLDLNSLQNAVPRGAQLDALVELVLRSTAPE
- the ilvC gene encoding ketol-acid reductoisomerase gives rise to the protein MSTEIFYDADADLSIIQGKKVAVVGYGSQGHAHAMNLRDSGVEVVIALKDGSKSIAKAEEAGFVVKNVADAAEWADLIMILAPDQHQRTIFNESIKDKLTAGKTLAFAHGFNIRFGYIDAPEGVDVILVAPKAPGHTVRREFVAGRGIPDIIAVERDASGTAWATALSYAKAVGGTRAGVIKTTFTEETETDLFGEQAVLCGGMSHLVQAGFETLVEAGYQPQIAYFEVLHELKLIVDLMWEGGIAKQRWSISDTAEFGDYVSGPRVIDAGVKERMKEVLTDIQTGAFAKRFIEDQDAGAPEFLALREKEQGHPIEATGRELRSLFAWKQTDEDYVEGSAAR